The Candidatus Angelobacter sp. sequence TGACCTTCTCAGCCTTGGGCAGGTTCACGGTCAGCACGCCCTGCTCGATTTCAGCGGTGATTTTCCCCGTGTCGATCGCCGGATCCAGTTCAAACACACGTTTGAAACTGAGCGGACTGGATTCGCGATACACCACTTCCGCACCTTCCACATTCAACTGACGTTTCCCCACGATTGTCAGTTCGTTCCCTTCGAGCGTCAACTCGAGGCCGTCCTTGCTGACGCCCGCCATTTCCGCCTCCAGAAGGTAACCTTCATTTGTTTCAAGAATGTTTACATGCGGGGAAATGCAGGCCCGTTGCTCCGGGACCCCGCCGTTCGCCGCG is a genomic window containing:
- a CDS encoding Hsp20/alpha crystallin family protein — protein: MSTLTKSENRAANGGVPEQRACISPHVNILETNEGYLLEAEMAGVSKDGLELTLEGNELTIVGKRQLNVEGAEVVYRESSPLSFKRVFELDPAIDTGKITAEIEQGVLTVNLPKAEKVKPRKITVSG